In the genome of Candidatus Latescibacterota bacterium, the window GGCTGATTTCGCGAGATCGGAAGTGGAAAGACTCGGTGTGAGGGAAGAAGAGTGGGGGTCGGGGAAATATCCTAAGCAGGCATTATAAATTATCTTGAACAAAGGAAATTCTTCTGATAGTTTTCAGCCAGGATGCGGGGTGGTGAAAGGTGAAGGGAAGGCTTGATTCATCCATAGAACGGTTAAGAGCCAGGGGTTGGCTGCAGGGATTTGACAGGATAGGTGATTCCGAGCTGCTGGCCCTTATTATGGGCAGGACAGGGCGCTGCTGCAGCCCTTCTATCGCGAATGAGATAGTCGATAGATACGGAGGGCTGGATCAGGTCGGCAAGGCCGGCCTTGAGGAGTTGATGGACTTCAGGGGGGTCGGAAAAGCCGGCGCGCTGAGGATCATGGCTTCGTTCGAGCTTGGAAGACGGGTGATCGTCTCCGGCAGGCAGCGTGAGGTGAAGAAGGTGAAGTCACCGGAGGATGTAGCTTTCCTGATGATCCCTGAGATGAAAGGGCTCGACAGGGAGCACTTCATGGCTATCCTTCTCAATACCAAGAACGGCATCCTGAAGATAGTGACCGTGGCGATCGGATCGTTGAATGCCGCACTTGTCCATCCGAGGGAGATCTTCAAGGCGGCGGTCATCGCCAGTGCCGCGGGAATCATTATCGTTCACAACCATCCGACCGGCAACCCTGAACCAAGCCGGGAGGACAGGGATCTTACCGAGCGCTTTGCCCGGTGTGGTGACCTGATGGGAATCGACGTGGTAGATCACATCATCGTCGGTGATGACGATTATGTCAGTATGAGGGAGCGGGGACTGATCAATGTCTGAAAGGAAGGAAATATCTTGTTAGGGCGGATCTCAACATATTTTTCAAATGATATCGCAATAGACCTGGGCACTGCCA includes:
- the radC gene encoding DNA repair protein RadC, with product MKGRLDSSIERLRARGWLQGFDRIGDSELLALIMGRTGRCCSPSIANEIVDRYGGLDQVGKAGLEELMDFRGVGKAGALRIMASFELGRRVIVSGRQREVKKVKSPEDVAFLMIPEMKGLDREHFMAILLNTKNGILKIVTVAIGSLNAALVHPREIFKAAVIASAAGIIIVHNHPTGNPEPSREDRDLTERFARCGDLMGIDVVDHIIVGDDDYVSMRERGLINV